In Neodiprion virginianus isolate iyNeoVirg1 chromosome 6, iyNeoVirg1.1, whole genome shotgun sequence, the genomic window GTCCAAGACTGGACTGCGGCTTTGAAGTCGATTCTTGAGAAAGAGACCGTGGTTCAATATTTACCCGAACTGAAAAGTCTGACGGCATACCTTTCGGACGGAAGAGAACTTGCGACTGCAACGTCGGGTTGCGGTAGTAACATTCGATGGTGCACGGTAAACACCGAGGAAAACAACAAGTGCAATTGGATAGCCAAAGCAGTTTCTACTCACGGTATCCAACCAGACGTATCCTGCAAACCGGCCAATTCTACTTTTGAATGCCTCCGTGACATAGCAGGCGACAGCGCGGATATCATCACGATTGATTCAAACTATGGTCATTTCGCGAGACAGTAAGTAATTTTACCCAATTCGATGATCAATCCTTACCCGCGCACATTTCTCGTTTCTTTCCAACGTCTAGTCCGATTCTGCGGTACAGAAATTTAAGACCGCGTTTTACTCCAGGGTTTTCAATTTGTCGACGGTCATGTACACCGAGACGGAAAACGACAGGAACAGCGTGGTGATAGCGGTTGTTCGCGAGGGTACCACTTACAACGTATCAAGTTTTGCTACCTTGAAGTCCCGCTCAGCCTGTTTCCCCGAGTTCGGAGGTATCGCTTGGCTTAGTTTTGTCAACGCTGCTCGTCTGAACAACGTCATATCTAACTCCTGCGACGTGGTAACACAAGTGACGAGCCTTCTGTCCAGCGCTTGTGCACCGGGATTCGGTGATGGAAATCATCAGAACAGCACCACTGGAACCACATCGTCAAAGCTATGCTCTCTTTGCCCGGTCGAAGCCAACAACTCATCCTGTTCAGCAAATCACAGCAATATTTATTACGGAGACAAAGGGGCCCTTGAATGCCTCAAGAGCGGTGCTGGCGACGTAGCTTTCATAGAGTATTTGAACTTGCGCGGTAAGTTCGTCGTTGAGTGAATAGTATACCTGTTATACGTTTGAAAAGACGGGCGTACAATATTTACGGTATACCGTTCGTGCCATACTCgagagaattgaaatttttgcacaaCGTCGGATTAATGATCAGCAACGTCTCAAACGTTTTTATGCTTCCTTGTTTGCAGACGACATTGCAGCCGGAGTTATAAATGCGTCGCAATACCGAGTATTGTGCAGAAACGGTAGCTTGTCTTCGTACACAGGTTTTCAGGTTGACGAACAGTGCGCGCTTTCCATTACCATCGACAGTGAGGTAAAGATGAAATTATACTCGGTTTCAATTATGCAAAATCGTATGCAATTCTTACCGACTCAACGCACGATATATTGTTGTAGGTGATGGGACGAAAGAACGCATCTGCGATAAATACAACGGATACAGTTTTGGCGCTGTTGAAAATTGAGGATTGGCTGGGATATCGCGTGGAAACACTGAGACCGATCGACGTTTACGGTCCGTTTAATGGTACAAAGAATCTTTTATTCAAGGATTCAACAACTGGCCTCGAGACCACGAACTCAACGCTCAAAACAGTCCTAGCGTACAAAGAGCTTTTCGCTCATTACGAGAGCTGTACCGGCTCTGGAAGCATTACTGTACTTGCCAGCTTCAGCACGATTCTGCTATTATTCTTGGCTCattgtttgtaaaatattaacagagtttaattatttatgtattacTATAAACTTGTAAGTATGGTAGGTGAGATCAATAATACCTATTATTATGTTATCATTATGTGTTCCGTTTGCTATTTAGTATTGTGTAATTTCTATATAACACGTAAGTTTAGAATTACATTTTCtaagaataaattaataaaaatcttgTAACCATACAATTATCATGACCTATGAGGTTTGCTTCAATATCGTATCTTTTGTTCATCACTTATAATTCATGTGCTCAACAGTGAAACTCGCGGAAAGTTTTACCGTCTCAAACaaaatgaacaataaataCGCCAAAGCTGAGATCACTCTTTTTGTATACTCACACGGAAACACGAAGTTGAATGTAAGTGAACGCCTGTAGTGCAAACAATGTTACGTTGAAAAATAGCGAGAAATACGCTATAGCTGTGCAGCGTTCAATCACAATAAACCGAACGCTGATAATAAAGCGAGAAAATACACTgctgattttatttatatccaAGCTTCAACCGGGGCGAAAAAaggagtaaaataaaaaagtttaagCATCGGTTTGGGGGGAGTTTGTTCTAAATTCGGACGGTCACAGTTGTAGTTGTGACTAGAAAACTGTCTCTctatattagggtggttcattttttaactttttttgcTAAGGTGCCGataagtgaaaatatttagaagtAGCTAccaattattaaaatattttttatttacttttatgtgcacatacatatatataagtccgtaaggtgtacagtatatgcataaaaataaataaaaaacatttcaacaattggtaGCGATCTCTTAATATTTTCCTACTTCCTTCagcttttacaattttttttcagtatttgtcacaaatttttcgaatagcACCTTAAAGAAGAAACATGTAAAAGCGAACAACTTTACTCTATATGCAGAAAAGTTTTCGGCTCAAAAATCGCCGTAACTAATATAGGAAGGTCAAACTTTCCGCCGAGATCTGATGTTCACAGTTTGAATTGAAGATTTTAGCGCGCACTGCGCGCAGAACTTGACGGTCGGAAACAATTTGGAACGTCTACGATTGTTGTGAACTGTTAGTTGCGCTATCTGGCGATGATTGGCTGTCGCGAGGACGGCATTTGACGATGACTTTTTTTTGACATCGAACCCGGCTGTTTTTACATATAATACCAATGCCGAGagtataaatttcttttcttaacATATTTCCTCATTTCACTTAATGATAAAACTGCAATGCAGGAACCGAGCCCGTTTTAAGCGATAGTACATTCGTTGTTTTGATTTCCGGTCACACCACACGTAGCCTGTTATTGGACACCCTGTTCCCATTTCGCTGACCCCAACTTACGCAGTCCTCCTTGAAACACCTCACAAGCCTGGAAAGGGGCTGTTCGAAGTTTTTACGTGCATTAAAGTAAGTCAAACCACAATCAAAATTCGTGAATTACTCGCTTTGTTTTCCCTCGAATATTTTCGCCAACCCTACAAGGCGGAACGGCGAGGATGTCGAGGATATGATGACGCGCCTTAACCTCGGAAGTAAAGGCGGCCCAAACGTGGAGGAATGATTGATATCGCATCTCGGGGCACACGCAATCATAACATACATGAACTCGCCCTCTTCTTTATCATTCTCGGCCAATTTCCATCCCAACATATCGCTCTCCCTTCTTCTTATCCTTCACCAACACGGACCTTCGTTATTTACGCCTGCTCATACCAAGGTTAATTCGCAAATCTAACTTTTCCTAATTTTGTTCCACTCCTTTGTTTGGTTCACTCTTGTCAAACTCTCTTTCCACGCAAGAATTTTATCCTCTATTTTTATCCAATGAACTGTACCCAACATTTCAAGGTTCTTTGTCGCCACCTATTCATTTGCTTTCATAATCATAAGTGTTAATTTTGCATACATGTAATTTTCTTCTTAAAATTGTGTTGTGGTTTCCATCAATGATGATAATATGATAATGATGATTACAATTCTCTGAACTTACTTCGATTGCAAATTGTATCGTCGCACTTATGAATGCAACCCAATATTCCCAGAgtgcaatttttcttttcgtaagACAGTTTTAGCGACGATtctcgattgaaatttttgttttcaggtGTAACTTTGTGTCTCCGATAATTTAatcatcattttcattatgTTGACAATCATGAACTCGTCGTAAGCAAGCCAAATGCGAACATGTATCCGcggtattttgaatttttatttttattacagaagGGAATTGTATGAgtcagaaaatagaaaagCCAGTGCTGTCAGGTCAACGCATAAAGACCAGAAAAAGAGGTATAAAACTATCATCAATAATACTGTTGAATGAACACTATCAAAAGTGTATTAACAAAAACTCATTGTAAATTtagcaaaacaaaaataaatcacgaatttaataagtaaataatacaaatatatttgaaacttAAGATCCTAGTATATTGTTAAATGTTGAACGTGATTCTTGGTAAATCGTTTTTGGAGAAATATAacgtgtttcaaaaaaaattcataatagGCATTGATGTAAAgctttttcattcaatatttgtcaattcaatatcaatttttcccCGCTTTCATATTCAGATGAAAGAGAGAAGTACGACCCGACCGGGTTTCGAGATGCGATTCTTCTTGGATTGGAAAAAGCTGATAATGACTTAGAGGCCATTTCCAAGTATTTGGATGTGGCTGGTTCAAAGCTGGACTACCGCCGGTATGGAGAGGCACTTTTCGACATTTTAATTGCTGGCGGCCTCTTGGTACCAGGAGGCACCATTGCGCAAGATGGGGACAAACCGGTTAAAACCACCGCTTGCGTATTTGAACAACCCGAAGATATGGAGAGCATGAAAAACTTCGAACaggttcttatttttttatcttcttaaAGTTCAATTATATAATGGTCGTGCTTTCCCAATTGAATTGATACTTTACCCTGGACCTATTTTCACTTGTACAGGTTTTCATTAAACTGACCCGACGCtacaaatatttggaaaaaatgttcgaaGAAGAGATGAAGAAGGTGTTGGTTTTCATGAAGGGATTTACAGCAATGGAAAGGGTGAAACTAGCCCGAATGACTGCACTCTGGATCTCGAACGGTGCCTGTCCACCAACAGTACTTTCTGTATTAATCAACGAACATCTCGTCAAAGACAACTTGGCTCTCGACTTTTTGATGGAAGTTTGTGTTACTTGGAAACAGGAAAAAGGATTGCCTAGCTTGATGACTGCCCTTAAGCGTGGAGGCATTGAAGGAAGGTGAATCAATTATGCTTAAACGTTCACTCACTAAATTTCGGTAGAAATAtctagataataataatgatggaCTAGGCGGTCATAAATCCCGAGACTTGTTTTTCAACAAAGGGTAACAGGGAGTTTCAAATCTCGATCTTTATGATCAGTCGGTGACAAAAAACAGTTTCacatttttgtataatttcgTCATCTTAGGTTGATGGAATTTGTTCCGCCAAATAAAAGGACAGAAGAACACTTTAGATCAGCCTTTGAAGCAGCAGGTTTAGCTGATATTGTCAAGTTACACAAGGCGCAGGCCAGCCAAGAAGCAAAGCGTGATTTACAGCAACTTTTACTTGACGATTTGGCTGACAATCGACCAATCAAGGACATTGTAATTGACCTCAAAGACATGGCAGTAAAGAGCTGCATCCCTGAACATGAAGTCATCGGATTGGTATGctgaattcaaaaattatccATATTAAACTTTGTGTGCTTGAAAACGCGCAAGAATATTATATACCGTCTCATCAGAACTGTATCGGTTTGAAATATTCGTTACTGTTCACAGATTTGGGGAGTAGTGATGGGTCAAGCCGAATGgaataagaaagaagaacTTGTTGCCGAACAAGCGCTGAAGCATTTGAAGACCTACACACCGCTGTTCGGTGCATTCACATCCACTGCCAGATCTGAACTAGCTTTGCTACTAAAGGTTCAAGAGTTTTGCTACGAGAACATGAACTTTATGAAAGTCTTCCAAAAGATCGTCTTGCTTTTCTACAAAAGTAAGTTTCCATAGTACTAAGGACAAATTGAAAGTCGTACAAAGCCAATTCGTTAAGTTCTGAAACCCTTTTACTTGACTGCTTAACGATGTCACTTTGTACTTTTTGTTCTCAGCGGATGTAGTGTCGGAAGAAGTGATCTTGAAGTGGTTCAAGGAGGGTCACTCAGTTAAAGGAAAGATGCTGTTTTTGgaccaaatgaaaaaattcatcgagtGGCTGCAAAGTGCCGAAGAAGAGTCAGAATCTGGAGAAGAGGAAGATTAAAGTGATTGAAggtattttcaataaaaactCAATCACacaattaaaaacaataaacgtGATATTTCATCAGCCAAAATATTGAGCagctttttttcaattgctgCCAAAATCTTCAATTATGGCTGAACGTTTTCACATTTTTGGTGTAtctttgatgatttttttttttgtcatttgtttTAGATAAATTGAAACATCATTGCAAGAAAACAGCACGTCAGTATTCTGTTCAACACTTGAAACACTTCGGTGAAGATGAACTAATCGGTGacgggaattttttttttacgtaaaaattgGCGGTAAAAAATCACCGCAACAGTGCGTCAAAACAAAGGAATAAACTGTTGATActagaaaagaaaagaaaattaaatgaatgaaCTTAAAATAAACTAATAGGTAAATTTAACCTGGGGAACTATTGTAAATCCGCAATGTTTCTGAATTGTATTACTTTAAGAGGAAATATTTTGTGTTACATTTTTATATCTCCGCTACAAAATATATacagaataacaaaaaaaaaaaaacagcaaaaaagtatttgaaaaaaatgacattaTCTTTGTGTGCGTACAATTTTCGGTACCCCGTCTTACTttgtataataacaataattgtaTTGTTTAGTttggagaaaaatatattgtcaGGTGATGTTTTATAACAGGAGTTTTGGTCAATTCCTGATTGTAAagacggaaaaaaatgaaaatggcgGAAACGATTGTGATCTTGATTTTTGATTCTTCTATTAGTTCAGATGTTACTTGAATGATCCTCATTCAATATTCGCatgcaataattatttcccatttaaatagCATAAGTATTTCATATCATTCTTCGGCTACGCCATAGCCATGACAAATATACCAAGGATTCAGAACTGCGtacatttttttgatataTAGTGGAAAATGTACTTTAACATCTAGGGTAGTTAATTTAAAGCTCGTTATGCAGGATAAAAACTACGAATTCAAATATCTAAGCCGAGCCTTATTTCAAGGAAAtctatctttttattttatcgtcgAGAGAACCGTtttttgaatggaaaaatgtCACTAGGTAACACCCATATGAGTCTTCGGGAAGAATTATACTGTTTCGATTAGCGGAGGTATGCGGAATTCATGACATATAGAAAtagataaaacaatttttagcAGTTTTGGTAAAATAGAATTTGTACATTCTGCGGATACGAACTTGTAGAATGGATTCATTGAACTTTAACagcatttttaaataataaattctgaTTGAATACAAATACGTAAAATTAAATCTTCATCAATGATACCAGTTAACAGTTACTGTTTGAGTAAACGAACATTACAAGGACAATGTGAATGTTGTATTGTAAGACGGAATACGAGGCATCAATCAATATTTTGGATGTGATTATGAAAATGGGAAACTGTTGGGAACATGTGTTCAATCCTACGTTGTCCATTTtgagtgaataaaatatcaaactaAAATTGTGAGGGAGATTTTCAATCACGTTGCTACTTTGCCAATTCAGCCCGTgtacagtttcttttttccccataTCTTAAGCACAGCTCAGGTTGtatcattcatttttcgacaTAACGTAACTACCGATGAATTTTAATACTGCATTCGCAGCAGAAAAGCGAAGCAGGCGATAAGAATAAAGACCAGGTGATATGAGGTAgttggaaacaatttttttatatattcagTGTATTTTTGGTTTGTACTTAGCAAATCTCATAGCCGCAACAGGCTGTTGCTCTATAATAGTTTTACCCTTCATAAAgggtaataatttttcaggtATCTTAATAATTCCTTCTTCAGTTTGATGCGTTTCACAAAGAGCAATTAACATTCTCGGTATAGCACACGCTGTGCCATTCAATGTATGAACGTGCTCCAATCTGTGATCCGCCGTCTCATATTTGATCCCAAGCCTACGAGATTGATAATCTGTGCAGTTGCTGCAGCTAGATAATTCACCAAAAAGTTTTCGCCCAGGCATCCAACCTTCAATGTCCAATTTCCTacgaaattcattcaaattatacCCTTTCACAACTATCATAGAATCACAATTACGATTTGAAGTATACCTGTAAGCCGGAGCTCCTAATTCGTGAGGAGGCATATCTACGACTTTGAAATGAATCCCCAAACTACTGAACAATTCTTCTTCAATCGACTGAAGTTCGTTTAAAAGCTCGGCGGATTGATGCGGTTGGCAGCAAACAAACATTTCTACCTTTGTAAACTGATGTACCCTACAATAAGATGCTTCGAATGATACGGGATTATGAAAATTGGATTGGAATCGGTATTTTGCCGCATCTATCGACCGCTTACCTATACAATCCTCTCTCTGCAATAATGCTCGAGGCTTCAGCTCGGTAGCACCTGCTGACAGCTGCATACTTAAGAGGCAGATGCTCGAGAGACAATCGAGCACCAGCAAGTTTCCCTGCAATAGCCATCTCCGCAGTTCCAGACAAACTTTGACAATGGCCGTGAGCAGAATCCAAGTAATAGACCTGCGTTCTCGTCCCTTCGACAATCATTCCGCACCGCTCAATGATCTGCGAAGGCAGTATATCAGGTACAGAGATCACCTGAAACTTTCTATTGACGAGTTCACGGAGTGTGTAATAAACCAAAGCCTCCTCAAGCTCGGCGAGATCCCCGAGAAGCATGTAACTTCTGGAACCAGATAATTGTCCCAAGTTTTCTGTACGTAtaagtttcaagtttttagCTAGATCCTCAAACTCTTTCGGCTGGTAATTAAAGGTAGGCATAGAACCGCAAGTGTTTAAAACTCTCCCCTCTGGCCCATAATCAGAGACACGAGGATCTGTTTGATTTGGTATTTTTCCAAGCTCTATATCCAACAATTCCCTAGAGGCTGATGTTTCAAGCAGTTGATGAACCTTGTCAATGTCGCCGATACCTTTTCTTTGCTTTATGTTCTCAGCAATATATTTCCGATTACCCACATCGCACAAGTAGTCAATATCGTACTCCGGTTGTGGTAATTCTAGATTCACTTTAGGCGCTGAGGTAACGGTCTAAGGCAAACGATAAATGAATGGAAAGTAAGTTACATACTATCAGGTTAGTCCAGTTACgtagagaaattttcaaaggtTAGGAAGTTCGATGATGTACCTTAGCGTCCGTACAAAGCGATCTGTATTTGTATAAATTAGCTAACCGTCTACtgaaattcatattcaatCGCGTTGTCGTACTTCTATCAATAATCGGCAGTGTGAAGAAAATCGGTGATCATCCTTCGACCGACTTCTTTCACTCAGGAATTTACTGTCGGCTGCTGCAGCTTTTCTTTCATCCCTACAGGAAAAACAACGACAAAAACCTCAAAATCGTACTTGATTGGGCGCAGGCGCCGAGCTTGAGACAGGAAACTCTCTTCCAATAAACGAGGGACGAAAGAAAGCCTGCAACAACGGTGCCAATTGGGTCTTGGCATGTAGTACATTTTTACCTTGGTCTTGTTTTGGTATGAGAAATAATCCGGTAACGAACGGTAACgtgtttaattaattgatgCCGCTATTTAGCATGGCTGTCGGTGGAAAAGTTACTTCATCGAAGGGCCTCAATTACGGTAAATTCATCACGATGTGAGATAATACGACGCTCGGCGATATCCGTATGTAGGTACGAACAAGTTTCGTTGTTATTCTTGTATTTTATTGTCACTATCTCATCAGCTCATCCCTTTCACCAATGAGTTCACAAACAACAATcgtttgcttcttttttttcgcgtCATCGATTGCCGCTTTCAAATCCTCTTCCGTTATAACTTTCATCCTAGAATGTTATCTCGATAACTTGCATCACGCATATAGGTGAATGCTCATCTTAGATAGTGCATTTTTCCATACTCGTAAACAAACCCTTTGTCAGATTTACTTCTCAATTTTTAAGACTCTATCGGCGTTGTATGACACTGTGCTTTAGTTGGTCGCTTCTTCCCTTCATTGAACTTTAAACTCATTCTTTCCGaattacatattttgaaaatgtatggTAAAACATTTAAATCTCATTCCAATTGATGTATCCCGTTGCTGAGAATTTTCTATTtacataattaaaaaatttaaattcttttctcaaatttgtGTTGTTTCGAACGCAGCTTCATAAAGACTCTTGGAGCTCCGCGACAATGAGAGCTGTACTTCTACTATGGATTTTGTTTCAAACGTTTGAATTCATCGGTAGTTACGACTGCCCGCAAAAATGTAAATGCAGAAAAACCGGTGCACAAGCGGAGTGGTTGAAGGCGAGATGCGTCGGTGCAATTGAAGATATAAAGGATGTTGACATCAATGCAGTTAGCGTGGCGCTTTTCCAGCTGTAATACttagtaaattattttcaaactacttCAATTATTGAGCAATTTGTTAAATAGATCTGTTTACTTTTTAATGCAGAGATCTGAGCAAAAATGAAATCTATCTGATACAATCTGGAGTATTCAGAAATTTAACCAACCTGCGCCGCCTGAATTTATCATCGAATAAAATTAGCTTTTTAGAAGAAGAAGCTTTTGGAGGGCTGCAAAGTCTTGAAAGACTGTGAGTCATTTTAATTCCTATTTGTTATTAAATATGAAAAGAGTTTGTGAagattttcattgtttttttttttttgcttctcttGCAGAGATTTGAGTAAGAATAACATTACCACTATTGATACCCATGCCTTCAGACAATTGACTCGACTCAAAAGGCTGTAAGTAAAACGAATTCTCAACATTgcaataatatattatgtattttattataatcgtatgttttttgctttcttttaCCAGCGATTTATCAGCGAATATTATAAGCGCCTTGGATACAACTTTATTTCATGATTTGCTGGTTTTAGATCGTCTGTAAGTTCATTTATTTTAGCTACTTTGCATCTCTTATTTCTGCTAGGTATGCAACTCTGTTTTGTTCAACCAATACTAAATTCTTTATGCATTTTGCAAAAGTGATCTGGCTGTATGTGAATATTCGTATACTTAAAGTTTGAAATAATCTAAATTCTCATACTTTTGTCATTCTTGGATTTTATTGgatcaaaaaaaatgtagtaacaTGTCCTTGTATTCTAGCAAACTCAATCAAAATGATTTGACTACTTTGAAGGATGGTACATTTCATGGGCTCAATTCTTTGACGCAATTGTAAGACTtggaaagttattttttctcattatcaGCACAGTTTTCATCGTAGATACAACATAAAGACGTTAAATCTTTTATGATTCTATTTAGGGATTTATCCGGTAACCCATGGGTGTGCGATTGCGGTATTTACTGGTTCAGTAACTGGATCCGGAATTCATCTATTAACTTAAGGTAATTAGACAATTCTGTTGTTTTTATAATCTTCCGATGCTCAAGGAGTTTAATAATTGATGTTTATATACTCTTCGCAGCCCAACACCAAAATGTTCCAGTCCAGATAATCTGAAGGGTCAaccaatgaaaaaattaagagttTCGGAGGAAATTCAGTGCCAGTTGGCTACACCGACAATTGAAATGATCCCTGATCAAAACCAAGTGGTGTTTGCCGGTGATTCGATACACTTAAAGTGTCGGGCTCCTGGCATAACAGAGGATAAAACAGCCAAGTTGAATTGGTTATGGAATCCAAACGCGACCGATATCGTTgacaatataaattatacagatCCTCGAACATCTTTACCTAATATTACAATTGAGAACAGACATTTGACAGATAGTGGAATAGTGGACaggtaaatatttcaatctaaTGTCTCCTCACTCCTGTCTATAGATGGTGAGTTTTCTATTAACCAGAGCTCTTATCTTGCCACTTAGCTTACTTAGCATCATTCCAGTCAAAGAAGAGCACAATGGTCAATGGAATTGTCAATTAGTATCTCTGCACAGAAACAAATCAAAAACTATCAATATGATAGTCATTTCTGAGAACACTCGTTACTGTCCACTAGCAGGTAATATGatggaattattatttcaaagaGCTTTTACTTCGTATGCCTtaagatataaaatttttgagtggtaaaattgatttaaCACACTTTTTCATTCCACTAGCTACTAGAAACAACAAAGGCGTTTATGCTTGGCCCAGAACTGTGATTGGTTGGAAAGTAGAACTACCTTGCGAAGGTAATCGGTTATCAGGTCCGATGCAAGTATCTCTAAAAGCGTCGTACCGCTGTAACAAAACCGGACAGTGGGAAAATCTGAACACAGAATCCTGTCCATACGTATCTCACACAACGAAAGTACtggaacaattttcaaaagtaaatttgtCACTGACAAAAGGTAGTCTATTGGAGACAGCCAAAAGTTTCAAGAACTATACGATGGATAGCAGAAAATTGACCGATCCTgtagaaatcaattttataacACTGACAATTGAGAACTATCTCCATTTTTTAGTACAAGAGAAAGAACTTTGTCCTATCCTCATAGAAATTGTGAACGTTGTTATGAAGTTACCGAaagaaatgttaaaaattgcTGAAGTCAACTATGGCTCGTGTACAAGATTAATCAAAGCTGTTGAAACTGTGATCGAATTTACGCCTTCTATACAATCTcataagaaaaatatggctCTTGAGGAGTTTAGAGTAAGACGTGAAACTTTCACTGGTTTAACTTGTACTTGGTACAGCAGTAGCGTCTTAGCAAGAGATTCCGATACAAGACTGTTACACTGCGCTACCAATAATAAGACTGCATTGATTAATACAAAGGACAAAGTTGTCGAAGCATCGATCCAGCTACCTTCAACCTTGCTGCGTCATCTGGATGTTACTGTTGCTCACCAGCTTATGATTTCAATGTACAGTGATAACAGACTATTTCCAATAGCTACAGAAGATAGTAACATGGATATTTCATCCTGCGTCATCGGTAGCAAATTAAGTAAGTTACAAGAATAATTCCAACCAGGATGTTGACAAGATTTGCTTCGTAAATTTCCTTTTTAAACTATTCCTGCCTGCTTGCTTgcaaaaattagaaatatcaaaaataattgaagGAAATATTTTACCAATTTCCAGTTGGCGTGCAAGTAGCTAATCTAACAGAGCCGGTGTATGTCACGTTAAAAGCACCGATTTATCACTATTCCGGTAGTCAACCGAGGCCGGTAGTTTGGGATTCGGGAGATTCCAAAGGATGGACCAGTGACGGATGTCATTTATCGTACCTGGTAAATAATCTTATAGTGTTCCATTGCAACCGGTTAGGATACTATGGGCTTCTACAAGATACCAGTTTTCTCAAAGAGGAAACAGCAAGGTAAATGAATCATTTCGATACTTGCGCAATACACCATAGACTGGAAGTCGCTTGTATTCTCCACTAATGACGAATTGATTCTcagatgaaattatttatgattatttGTAGCATGGCGAGAGCAAAATTCAGATATTCTCATCCAGCAATTTATGTTGGGAGTTTCATTGCTACAATAT contains:
- the LOC124307446 gene encoding transferrin-like, translated to MRAVYLVFLFLGAVAAQEKYKLCATSAINPVTCVSLQRGESQVSCVIVEDSSECAIKLNRGEVDFGIFTAEEALLAYNFYPSDSQVIAQLKHPERVNETHEFKTVAVVPSNFTAGNLDNLKQGGFCHPGFSKTQLWNDNILKWFEKKLYNQTCDSSLTTAENEAANLKNYFGKACRPGNWVSESSHDAALKQKYPELCAACDNSTACQYANTDNHGHIGALNCLLGGKGKVAYVALSYVQQYFDINNPVSSTNANTNTSILNSYRFLCTNGSLDQLNSTDPCSWLKQPWQMILARNDIAAALQEKLKGWLSTDSAVQDWTAALKSILEKETVVQYLPELKSLTAYLSDGRELATATSGCGSNIRWCTVNTEENNKCNWIAKAVSTHGIQPDVSCKPANSTFECLRDIAGDSADIITIDSNYGHFARQVFNLSTVMYTETENDRNSVVIAVVREGTTYNVSSFATLKSRSACFPEFGGIAWLSFVNAARLNNVISNSCDVVTQVTSLLSSACAPGFGDGNHQNSTTGTTSSKLCSLCPVEANNSSCSANHSNIYYGDKGALECLKSGAGDVAFIEYLNLRDDIAAGVINASQYRVLCRNGSLSSYTGFQVDEQCALSITIDSEVMGRKNASAINTTDTVLALLKIEDWLGYRVETLRPIDVYGPFNGTKNLLFKDSTTGLETTNSTLKTVLAYKELFAHYESCTGSGSITVLASFSTILLLFLAHCL
- the LOC124307749 gene encoding protein krasavietz; amino-acid sequence: MSQKIEKPVLSGQRIKTRKRDEREKYDPTGFRDAILLGLEKADNDLEAISKYLDVAGSKLDYRRYGEALFDILIAGGLLVPGGTIAQDGDKPVKTTACVFEQPEDMESMKNFEQVFIKLTRRYKYLEKMFEEEMKKVLVFMKGFTAMERVKLARMTALWISNGACPPTVLSVLINEHLVKDNLALDFLMEVCVTWKQEKGLPSLMTALKRGGIEGRLMEFVPPNKRTEEHFRSAFEAAGLADIVKLHKAQASQEAKRDLQQLLLDDLADNRPIKDIVIDLKDMAVKSCIPEHEVIGLIWGVVMGQAEWNKKEELVAEQALKHLKTYTPLFGAFTSTARSELALLLKVQEFCYENMNFMKVFQKIVLLFYKTDVVSEEVILKWFKEGHSVKGKMLFLDQMKKFIEWLQSAEEESESGEEED
- the LOC124307748 gene encoding serine--tRNA ligase, mitochondrial is translated as MNFSRRLANLYKYRSLCTDAKTVTSAPKVNLELPQPEYDIDYLCDVGNRKYIAENIKQRKGIGDIDKVHQLLETSASRELLDIELGKIPNQTDPRVSDYGPEGRVLNTCGSMPTFNYQPKEFEDLAKNLKLIRTENLGQLSGSRSYMLLGDLAELEEALVYYTLRELVNRKFQVISVPDILPSQIIERCGMIVEGTRTQVYYLDSAHGHCQSLSGTAEMAIAGKLAGARLSLEHLPLKYAAVSRCYRAEASSIIAERGLYRVHQFTKVEMFVCCQPHQSAELLNELQSIEEELFSSLGIHFKVVDMPPHELGAPAYRKLDIEGWMPGRKLFGELSSCSNCTDYQSRRLGIKYETADHRLEHVHTLNGTACAIPRMLIALCETHQTEEGIIKIPEKLLPFMKGKTIIEQQPVAAMRFAKYKPKIH